In the genome of Mytilus edulis chromosome 3, xbMytEdul2.2, whole genome shotgun sequence, one region contains:
- the LOC139517384 gene encoding ras-related protein Rab-32B-like encodes MTLSNHVIYFVSHEDKMAAPTAAKEHLYKILVIGEFGVGKTSVIRRYTEGVFSPNYKLTIGVDFALKTVNWDDSTKINLQLWDIAGHERFGQMTRVYYKYAIAAIIVFDLTRPATFESVLKWLNDVHSKVMLANQEPVPVVLLANKCDMENATVDSRVLSQFCQSNNIVNWFETSAKNNINIDDAMNFLIDYILKLPTESQQPDEHISLFNQQNQNTFDDSFEKDNKKSKIKSDCC; translated from the exons ATGACTTTATCAAATCATGTGATTTATTTCGTATCACATGAGGATAAAATGGCGGCGCCCACTGCCGCGAAGGAGCATTTGTACAAAATTCTTGTTATTGGAGAATTTGGTGTTG ggAAGACATCAGTCATCAGAAGATACACTGAAG gtGTTTTTTCTCCAAATTATAAATTAACAATTGGAGTGGATTTTGCCCTGAAAACAGTGAACTGGGATGACAGCACAAAGATCAACCTTCAGTTATG GGACATTGCTGGACATGAAAGATTTGGCCAGATGACAAGAGTTTATTACAAATATGC aatagcAGCTATTATAGTTTTTGATCTCACAAG ACCAGCCACATTTGAATCTGTATTGAAG TGGCTAAATGATGTTCATTCCAAAGTAATGTTGGCCAATCAGGAACCAGTGCCAGTGGTTTTATTAGCCAATAAA TGTGATATGGAGAATGCTACTGTAGATTCCAGAGTACTGTCACAATTCTGTCAAAGTAATAACATTGTAAACTGGTTTGAAACATCAgcaaaaaataatattaacatAG atgatGCTATGAATTTCCTCATTGACTATATCCTAAAGCTTCCAACAGAGAGTCAACAACCAGATGAACATATTAGCTTGTTTAACCAACAAAATCAAAACACCTTTGATGACTCATTCGAAAaggataataaaaaatcaaagattaAATCTGATTGctgttaa
- the LOC139517363 gene encoding zinc finger protein 595-like isoform X3, with protein sequence MKTKLQDLDENTFNELIANKLCNGNTDEDSKTSDLSDTELKSRNQTDKHLNDSNEDIPVLVKEEPFTLSDGSDTSLERIQPKHSGTMYNLGTCKDKIKKRCSCKVCQSKANRIKTIHREEQDHEETTDSDDSYQETAMLPLNFKRTIKFNPSANKSFKCDVCNKRFRSYDILIRHSRTHPSEKNYECARCGQKFWSEHYLNVHYETLHNSVLVINTCQICKLQFRWKHELQEHLKTHVIAESEHKCNNCGKKFVNNMFLLEHMKTHAEIFYHQCHVCDARFLTEKSLHTHIKTHESKNPYTCVVCGEEFLFDNLLEQHILTHIGIYPYKCKACGAGFNHERHLKEHESTHTNMQLNSNLPGHVSAIPKLHESHKFRKLCSAGNNMAKTLIRHQGDAPCTCTICKLEYGGGKSFSKQYNYHTGGPYACGICGEIFLCKNILLDHEQIHLNENASNFRKKISNVEELSESENRQVFECDLCCDTFRTSKDLQSHFLRHSEREMINKFRRKKTIYDCSFCGEKFAKFKRLKCHLLIHSNITTCCCQACGKSFSQLKQLEEHVRIDHMTSSTCDTSESEKEGTTYSPARDSFIPDYHFNETVSLTSDVDRRTFINTDFSTEHQCDICDKKFVKEKELEDHILIHFKKNKIHARDVSKEIDNRMGKVSASIGKSPRYIEDTSLLQEHDNEMVPLKRIKRDPDDGGYGLATKIPQNSGHFIGNGPSVHSFVDQQTEQRDFVSNCSSNEKDMLILSPHPYIESDPFSTQIKSVGSSIESSSTFNSPRGSHSYAFSPRGKFLSDTDSGYSEKMNIALSDVESVYSPLGIDVNRTYTEKGGSVNTMDTTICNIKTEREEYDLGSTTLVSDVNDFNLESDTDILDSKIGVSAIHTKTPVSGYTLSSNETKSAASSCTFLSSQTKTAVSSCTFSPSQTKTAVSSCTFLPSQTKSAASSCTILPSQTKTAVSSCTFSPSQTKTAVSSCTLISSQPKADVSACTLSSSQSKCTATNDHNIMESSDHKQRVPFLFNYTEKKLKQHRTSTVNFHWLGKLK encoded by the coding sequence ATGAAAACAAAACTACAAGATCTGGACGAAAACACATTCAACGAGTTAATAGCAAATAAACTTTGTAATGGTAATACAGACGAAGATTCTAAAACAAGTGATTTATCTGACACAGAACTCAAATCAAGAAACCAAACAGACAAACATCTCAACGACAGTAATGAGGATATACCTGTTCTTGTGAAAGAAGAACCGTTTACACTTTCTGACGGATCTGATACGAGTTTAGAGAGAATACAACCGAAACATTCAGGAACAATGTATAATCTTGGTACATGTAAGGATAAAATAAAGAAACGATGTAGCTGTAAAGTTTGTCAATCAAAAGCAAACAGAATTAAAACAATCCATCGTGAAGAACAAGATCACGAAGAAACTACTGATTCCGATGACAGTTACCAAGAAACGGCCATGTTGCCGCTTAACTTCAAACGGACGATCAAATTTAACCCATCAGCCAACAAATCTTTTAAATGTGATGTATGCAATAAAAGGTTTCGATCATATGACATTCTGATACGACATTCTAGAACACATCCTTCAGAAAAGAATTATGAGTGTGCAAGATGTGGACAAAAATTTTGGTCAGAACATTACCTCAATGTTCACTATGAAACGCTACACAACAGCGTCCTCGTCATAAACACTTGTCAAATATGCAAATTACAATTTCGATGGAAACACGAACTTCAGGAACATTTGAAAACACATGTTATAGCAGAATCGGAACATAAATGTAATAATTGCGGGAAAAAGTTTGTTAATAATATGTTTCTATTAGAACATATGAAGACACATGCAGAAATTTTTTATCATCAGTGCCATGTTTGTGATGCAAGGTTTCTGACGGAAAAATCATTACATACTCATATAAAAACTCATGAATCGAAGAATCCTTACACGTGTGTTGTTTGCGGAGAAGAATTTTTGTTTGACAACCTTCTGGAGCAACATATTCTGACTCATATAGGGATATATCCTTACAAGTGTAAAGCATGTGGGGCTGGATTTAACCACGAACGCCATTTAAAGGAACATGAATCAACTCATACAAATATGCAGCTAAATTCAAATTTGCCAGGTCACGTATCTGCCATTCCGAAATTGCATGAATCTCATAAATTCAGAAAACTGTGTTCTGCAGGAAACAATATGGCGAAAACTTTGATTCGACATCAAGGTGATGCACCTTGCACGTGTACGATTTGCAAACTTGAATATGGGGGTGGTAAATCGTTTTCAAAACAGTATAATTACCACACGGGAGGTCCTTATGCCTGTGGCATATGTGGCGAAATTTTTCTGtgtaaaaatattctattagATCACGAACAAATTCACTTGAACGAAAATGCCAgtaatttcaggaaaaaaatcaGCAATGTTGAGGAATTGTcagaaagtgaaaatcgtcaagtGTTTGAATGCGATCTTTGTTGTGACACGTTTAGAACCTCAAAAGATCTCCAATCACATTTTCTCAGACATTCAGAGAGAGAAATGATTAACAAGTTTAGAAGGAAGAAAACTATATATGATTGCTCATTTTGTGGGGAGAAGTTTGCAAAATTTAAACGTTTAAAGTGCCATCTTTTGATTCATTCAAATATTACAACTTGTTGCTGTCAAGCATGTGGTAAATCTTTTTCTCAACTAAAACAATTAGAAGAACACGTGAGAATTGATCACATGACCAGTTCTACATGTGATACATCGGAATCAGAAAAGGAGGGCACGACATATAGTCCTGCACGTGATTCTTTCATACCCGACTATCACTTTAATGAAACAGTCTCGTTGACCAGCGATGTCGATAGACGAACTTTTATTAATACTGATTTTTCTACAGAACATCAGTGTGATATATGCGATAAAAAGTTTGTAAAAGAGAAAGAATTAGAAGACcacattttaatacattttaagaaaaataaaattcatgCCCGTGATGTATCAAAAGAGATTGATAACCGAATGGGTAAAGTGTCCGCTTCAATAGGTAAATCACCTCGATATATCGAAGATACTTCCTTGTTACAAGAACATGACAATGAAATGGTGCCATTAAAAAGAATCAAACGAGACCCGGATGACGGAGGATATGGCCTTGCCActaaaattccccaaaacagtggtcattttattggaaatggTCCTTCTGTGCATTCTTTTGTTGATCAACAAACTGAACAACGAGATTTTGTTAGCAATTGTTCTTCAAATGAAAAAGATATGTTGATTCTATCTCCACATCCTTATATAGAGAGTGATCCCTTTTCAACTCAAATAAAAAGTGTCGGTTCCTCAATTGAATCTAGTAGTACTTTTAATTCACCACGAGGAAGTCATAGTTATGCATTTTCACCTCGTGGTAAATTTTTAAGTGATACAGACAGTGGATATTCAGAGAAAATGAATATAGCTTTAAGTGACGTTGAGAGTGTGTATTCTCCTCTAGGTATAGATGTAAACAGAACATATACAGAAAAGGGCGGTTCTGTAAATACCATGGATACCACCATTTGTAATATCAAAACCGAGAGAGAAGAATACGATTTAGGTTCTACTACTTTAGTTAGTGATGTTAATGATTTTAATTTAGAATCAGATACAGACATTTTAGACAGTAAAATCGGTGTGTCAGCAATTCATACTAAAACACCTGTGTCAGGATATACACTATCATCAAATGAGACTAAATCCGCTGCATCATCATGTACATTTTTATCAAGTCAGACTAAAACCGCTGTGTCATCATGTACATTTTCACCAAGTCAGACTAAAACCGCTGTGTCATCATGTACATTTTTACCAAGTCAGACTAAATCCGCTGCATCATCATGTACAATTTTACCAAGTCAGACTAAAACCGCTGTGTCATCATGTACATTTTCACCAAGTCAGACTAAAACCGCTGTGTCATCATGTACATTAATATCAAGTCAGCCTAAAGCTGATGTGTCAGCATGTACATTATCATCAAGTCAGTCTAAGTGCACTGCGACCAACGATCATAATATCATGGAATCATCCGACCACAAACAACGTGTTCCTTTCCtttttaactatacagaaaagaAACTCAAGCAACATCGTACAAGTACCGTCAATTTTCATTGGTTGGGAAAACTAAAGTAG
- the LOC139517363 gene encoding zinc finger protein 595-like isoform X2 codes for MLPCLQTAMKTKLQDLDENTFNELIANKLCNGNTDEDSKTSDLSDTELKSRNQTDKHLNDSNEDIPVLVKEEPFTLSDGSDTSLERIQPKHSGTMYNLGTCKDKIKKRCSCKVCQSKANRIKTIHREEQDHEETTDSDDSYQETAMLPLNFKRTIKFNPSANKSFKCDVCNKRFRSYDILIRHSRTHPSEKNYECARCGQKFWSEHYLNVHYETLHNSVLVINTCQICKLQFRWKHELQEHLKTHVIAESEHKCNNCGKKFVNNMFLLEHMKTHAEIFYHQCHVCDARFLTEKSLHTHIKTHESKNPYTCVVCGEEFLFDNLLEQHILTHIGIYPYKCKACGAGFNHERHLKEHESTHTNMQLNSNLPGHVSAIPKLHESHKFRKLCSAGNNMAKTLIRHQGDAPCTCTICKLEYGGGKSFSKQYNYHTGGPYACGICGEIFLCKNILLDHEQIHLNENASNFRKKISNVEELSESENRQVFECDLCCDTFRTSKDLQSHFLRHSEREMINKFRRKKTIYDCSFCGEKFAKFKRLKCHLLIHSNITTCCCQACGKSFSQLKQLEEHVRIDHMTSSTCDTSESEKEGTTYSPARDSFIPDYHFNETVSLTSDVDRRTFINTDFSTEHQCDICDKKFVKEKELEDHILIHFKKNKIHARDVSKEIDNRMGKVSASIGKSPRYIEDTSLLQEHDNEMVPLKRIKRDPDDGGYGLATKIPQNSGHFIGNGPSVHSFVDQQTEQRDFVSNCSSNEKDMLILSPHPYIESDPFSTQIKSVGSSIESSSTFNSPRGSHSYAFSPRGKFLSDTDSGYSEKMNIALSDVESVYSPLGIDVNRTYTEKGGSVNTMDTTICNIKTEREEYDLGSTTLVSDVNDFNLESDTDILDSKIGVSAIHTKTPVSGYTLSSNETKSAASSCTFLSSQTKTAVSSCTFSPSQTKTAVSSCTFLPSQTKSAASSCTILPSQTKTAVSSCTFSPSQTKTAVSSCTLISSQPKADVSACTLSSSQSKCTATNDHNIMESSDHKQRVPFLFNYTEKKLKQHRTSTVNFHWLGKLK; via the exons ATGCTGCCAT gtcTTCAGACAGCTATGAAAACAAAACTACAAGATCTGGACGAAAACACATTCAACGAGTTAATAGCAAATAAACTTTGTAATGGTAATACAGACGAAGATTCTAAAACAAGTGATTTATCTGACACAGAACTCAAATCAAGAAACCAAACAGACAAACATCTCAACGACAGTAATGAGGATATACCTGTTCTTGTGAAAGAAGAACCGTTTACACTTTCTGACGGATCTGATACGAGTTTAGAGAGAATACAACCGAAACATTCAGGAACAATGTATAATCTTGGTACATGTAAGGATAAAATAAAGAAACGATGTAGCTGTAAAGTTTGTCAATCAAAAGCAAACAGAATTAAAACAATCCATCGTGAAGAACAAGATCACGAAGAAACTACTGATTCCGATGACAGTTACCAAGAAACGGCCATGTTGCCGCTTAACTTCAAACGGACGATCAAATTTAACCCATCAGCCAACAAATCTTTTAAATGTGATGTATGCAATAAAAGGTTTCGATCATATGACATTCTGATACGACATTCTAGAACACATCCTTCAGAAAAGAATTATGAGTGTGCAAGATGTGGACAAAAATTTTGGTCAGAACATTACCTCAATGTTCACTATGAAACGCTACACAACAGCGTCCTCGTCATAAACACTTGTCAAATATGCAAATTACAATTTCGATGGAAACACGAACTTCAGGAACATTTGAAAACACATGTTATAGCAGAATCGGAACATAAATGTAATAATTGCGGGAAAAAGTTTGTTAATAATATGTTTCTATTAGAACATATGAAGACACATGCAGAAATTTTTTATCATCAGTGCCATGTTTGTGATGCAAGGTTTCTGACGGAAAAATCATTACATACTCATATAAAAACTCATGAATCGAAGAATCCTTACACGTGTGTTGTTTGCGGAGAAGAATTTTTGTTTGACAACCTTCTGGAGCAACATATTCTGACTCATATAGGGATATATCCTTACAAGTGTAAAGCATGTGGGGCTGGATTTAACCACGAACGCCATTTAAAGGAACATGAATCAACTCATACAAATATGCAGCTAAATTCAAATTTGCCAGGTCACGTATCTGCCATTCCGAAATTGCATGAATCTCATAAATTCAGAAAACTGTGTTCTGCAGGAAACAATATGGCGAAAACTTTGATTCGACATCAAGGTGATGCACCTTGCACGTGTACGATTTGCAAACTTGAATATGGGGGTGGTAAATCGTTTTCAAAACAGTATAATTACCACACGGGAGGTCCTTATGCCTGTGGCATATGTGGCGAAATTTTTCTGtgtaaaaatattctattagATCACGAACAAATTCACTTGAACGAAAATGCCAgtaatttcaggaaaaaaatcaGCAATGTTGAGGAATTGTcagaaagtgaaaatcgtcaagtGTTTGAATGCGATCTTTGTTGTGACACGTTTAGAACCTCAAAAGATCTCCAATCACATTTTCTCAGACATTCAGAGAGAGAAATGATTAACAAGTTTAGAAGGAAGAAAACTATATATGATTGCTCATTTTGTGGGGAGAAGTTTGCAAAATTTAAACGTTTAAAGTGCCATCTTTTGATTCATTCAAATATTACAACTTGTTGCTGTCAAGCATGTGGTAAATCTTTTTCTCAACTAAAACAATTAGAAGAACACGTGAGAATTGATCACATGACCAGTTCTACATGTGATACATCGGAATCAGAAAAGGAGGGCACGACATATAGTCCTGCACGTGATTCTTTCATACCCGACTATCACTTTAATGAAACAGTCTCGTTGACCAGCGATGTCGATAGACGAACTTTTATTAATACTGATTTTTCTACAGAACATCAGTGTGATATATGCGATAAAAAGTTTGTAAAAGAGAAAGAATTAGAAGACcacattttaatacattttaagaaaaataaaattcatgCCCGTGATGTATCAAAAGAGATTGATAACCGAATGGGTAAAGTGTCCGCTTCAATAGGTAAATCACCTCGATATATCGAAGATACTTCCTTGTTACAAGAACATGACAATGAAATGGTGCCATTAAAAAGAATCAAACGAGACCCGGATGACGGAGGATATGGCCTTGCCActaaaattccccaaaacagtggtcattttattggaaatggTCCTTCTGTGCATTCTTTTGTTGATCAACAAACTGAACAACGAGATTTTGTTAGCAATTGTTCTTCAAATGAAAAAGATATGTTGATTCTATCTCCACATCCTTATATAGAGAGTGATCCCTTTTCAACTCAAATAAAAAGTGTCGGTTCCTCAATTGAATCTAGTAGTACTTTTAATTCACCACGAGGAAGTCATAGTTATGCATTTTCACCTCGTGGTAAATTTTTAAGTGATACAGACAGTGGATATTCAGAGAAAATGAATATAGCTTTAAGTGACGTTGAGAGTGTGTATTCTCCTCTAGGTATAGATGTAAACAGAACATATACAGAAAAGGGCGGTTCTGTAAATACCATGGATACCACCATTTGTAATATCAAAACCGAGAGAGAAGAATACGATTTAGGTTCTACTACTTTAGTTAGTGATGTTAATGATTTTAATTTAGAATCAGATACAGACATTTTAGACAGTAAAATCGGTGTGTCAGCAATTCATACTAAAACACCTGTGTCAGGATATACACTATCATCAAATGAGACTAAATCCGCTGCATCATCATGTACATTTTTATCAAGTCAGACTAAAACCGCTGTGTCATCATGTACATTTTCACCAAGTCAGACTAAAACCGCTGTGTCATCATGTACATTTTTACCAAGTCAGACTAAATCCGCTGCATCATCATGTACAATTTTACCAAGTCAGACTAAAACCGCTGTGTCATCATGTACATTTTCACCAAGTCAGACTAAAACCGCTGTGTCATCATGTACATTAATATCAAGTCAGCCTAAAGCTGATGTGTCAGCATGTACATTATCATCAAGTCAGTCTAAGTGCACTGCGACCAACGATCATAATATCATGGAATCATCCGACCACAAACAACGTGTTCCTTTCCtttttaactatacagaaaagaAACTCAAGCAACATCGTACAAGTACCGTCAATTTTCATTGGTTGGGAAAACTAAAGTAG
- the LOC139517363 gene encoding zinc finger protein 595-like isoform X1 encodes MRTRQYTRLQTAMKTKLQDLDENTFNELIANKLCNGNTDEDSKTSDLSDTELKSRNQTDKHLNDSNEDIPVLVKEEPFTLSDGSDTSLERIQPKHSGTMYNLGTCKDKIKKRCSCKVCQSKANRIKTIHREEQDHEETTDSDDSYQETAMLPLNFKRTIKFNPSANKSFKCDVCNKRFRSYDILIRHSRTHPSEKNYECARCGQKFWSEHYLNVHYETLHNSVLVINTCQICKLQFRWKHELQEHLKTHVIAESEHKCNNCGKKFVNNMFLLEHMKTHAEIFYHQCHVCDARFLTEKSLHTHIKTHESKNPYTCVVCGEEFLFDNLLEQHILTHIGIYPYKCKACGAGFNHERHLKEHESTHTNMQLNSNLPGHVSAIPKLHESHKFRKLCSAGNNMAKTLIRHQGDAPCTCTICKLEYGGGKSFSKQYNYHTGGPYACGICGEIFLCKNILLDHEQIHLNENASNFRKKISNVEELSESENRQVFECDLCCDTFRTSKDLQSHFLRHSEREMINKFRRKKTIYDCSFCGEKFAKFKRLKCHLLIHSNITTCCCQACGKSFSQLKQLEEHVRIDHMTSSTCDTSESEKEGTTYSPARDSFIPDYHFNETVSLTSDVDRRTFINTDFSTEHQCDICDKKFVKEKELEDHILIHFKKNKIHARDVSKEIDNRMGKVSASIGKSPRYIEDTSLLQEHDNEMVPLKRIKRDPDDGGYGLATKIPQNSGHFIGNGPSVHSFVDQQTEQRDFVSNCSSNEKDMLILSPHPYIESDPFSTQIKSVGSSIESSSTFNSPRGSHSYAFSPRGKFLSDTDSGYSEKMNIALSDVESVYSPLGIDVNRTYTEKGGSVNTMDTTICNIKTEREEYDLGSTTLVSDVNDFNLESDTDILDSKIGVSAIHTKTPVSGYTLSSNETKSAASSCTFLSSQTKTAVSSCTFSPSQTKTAVSSCTFLPSQTKSAASSCTILPSQTKTAVSSCTFSPSQTKTAVSSCTLISSQPKADVSACTLSSSQSKCTATNDHNIMESSDHKQRVPFLFNYTEKKLKQHRTSTVNFHWLGKLK; translated from the coding sequence gtcTTCAGACAGCTATGAAAACAAAACTACAAGATCTGGACGAAAACACATTCAACGAGTTAATAGCAAATAAACTTTGTAATGGTAATACAGACGAAGATTCTAAAACAAGTGATTTATCTGACACAGAACTCAAATCAAGAAACCAAACAGACAAACATCTCAACGACAGTAATGAGGATATACCTGTTCTTGTGAAAGAAGAACCGTTTACACTTTCTGACGGATCTGATACGAGTTTAGAGAGAATACAACCGAAACATTCAGGAACAATGTATAATCTTGGTACATGTAAGGATAAAATAAAGAAACGATGTAGCTGTAAAGTTTGTCAATCAAAAGCAAACAGAATTAAAACAATCCATCGTGAAGAACAAGATCACGAAGAAACTACTGATTCCGATGACAGTTACCAAGAAACGGCCATGTTGCCGCTTAACTTCAAACGGACGATCAAATTTAACCCATCAGCCAACAAATCTTTTAAATGTGATGTATGCAATAAAAGGTTTCGATCATATGACATTCTGATACGACATTCTAGAACACATCCTTCAGAAAAGAATTATGAGTGTGCAAGATGTGGACAAAAATTTTGGTCAGAACATTACCTCAATGTTCACTATGAAACGCTACACAACAGCGTCCTCGTCATAAACACTTGTCAAATATGCAAATTACAATTTCGATGGAAACACGAACTTCAGGAACATTTGAAAACACATGTTATAGCAGAATCGGAACATAAATGTAATAATTGCGGGAAAAAGTTTGTTAATAATATGTTTCTATTAGAACATATGAAGACACATGCAGAAATTTTTTATCATCAGTGCCATGTTTGTGATGCAAGGTTTCTGACGGAAAAATCATTACATACTCATATAAAAACTCATGAATCGAAGAATCCTTACACGTGTGTTGTTTGCGGAGAAGAATTTTTGTTTGACAACCTTCTGGAGCAACATATTCTGACTCATATAGGGATATATCCTTACAAGTGTAAAGCATGTGGGGCTGGATTTAACCACGAACGCCATTTAAAGGAACATGAATCAACTCATACAAATATGCAGCTAAATTCAAATTTGCCAGGTCACGTATCTGCCATTCCGAAATTGCATGAATCTCATAAATTCAGAAAACTGTGTTCTGCAGGAAACAATATGGCGAAAACTTTGATTCGACATCAAGGTGATGCACCTTGCACGTGTACGATTTGCAAACTTGAATATGGGGGTGGTAAATCGTTTTCAAAACAGTATAATTACCACACGGGAGGTCCTTATGCCTGTGGCATATGTGGCGAAATTTTTCTGtgtaaaaatattctattagATCACGAACAAATTCACTTGAACGAAAATGCCAgtaatttcaggaaaaaaatcaGCAATGTTGAGGAATTGTcagaaagtgaaaatcgtcaagtGTTTGAATGCGATCTTTGTTGTGACACGTTTAGAACCTCAAAAGATCTCCAATCACATTTTCTCAGACATTCAGAGAGAGAAATGATTAACAAGTTTAGAAGGAAGAAAACTATATATGATTGCTCATTTTGTGGGGAGAAGTTTGCAAAATTTAAACGTTTAAAGTGCCATCTTTTGATTCATTCAAATATTACAACTTGTTGCTGTCAAGCATGTGGTAAATCTTTTTCTCAACTAAAACAATTAGAAGAACACGTGAGAATTGATCACATGACCAGTTCTACATGTGATACATCGGAATCAGAAAAGGAGGGCACGACATATAGTCCTGCACGTGATTCTTTCATACCCGACTATCACTTTAATGAAACAGTCTCGTTGACCAGCGATGTCGATAGACGAACTTTTATTAATACTGATTTTTCTACAGAACATCAGTGTGATATATGCGATAAAAAGTTTGTAAAAGAGAAAGAATTAGAAGACcacattttaatacattttaagaaaaataaaattcatgCCCGTGATGTATCAAAAGAGATTGATAACCGAATGGGTAAAGTGTCCGCTTCAATAGGTAAATCACCTCGATATATCGAAGATACTTCCTTGTTACAAGAACATGACAATGAAATGGTGCCATTAAAAAGAATCAAACGAGACCCGGATGACGGAGGATATGGCCTTGCCActaaaattccccaaaacagtggtcattttattggaaatggTCCTTCTGTGCATTCTTTTGTTGATCAACAAACTGAACAACGAGATTTTGTTAGCAATTGTTCTTCAAATGAAAAAGATATGTTGATTCTATCTCCACATCCTTATATAGAGAGTGATCCCTTTTCAACTCAAATAAAAAGTGTCGGTTCCTCAATTGAATCTAGTAGTACTTTTAATTCACCACGAGGAAGTCATAGTTATGCATTTTCACCTCGTGGTAAATTTTTAAGTGATACAGACAGTGGATATTCAGAGAAAATGAATATAGCTTTAAGTGACGTTGAGAGTGTGTATTCTCCTCTAGGTATAGATGTAAACAGAACATATACAGAAAAGGGCGGTTCTGTAAATACCATGGATACCACCATTTGTAATATCAAAACCGAGAGAGAAGAATACGATTTAGGTTCTACTACTTTAGTTAGTGATGTTAATGATTTTAATTTAGAATCAGATACAGACATTTTAGACAGTAAAATCGGTGTGTCAGCAATTCATACTAAAACACCTGTGTCAGGATATACACTATCATCAAATGAGACTAAATCCGCTGCATCATCATGTACATTTTTATCAAGTCAGACTAAAACCGCTGTGTCATCATGTACATTTTCACCAAGTCAGACTAAAACCGCTGTGTCATCATGTACATTTTTACCAAGTCAGACTAAATCCGCTGCATCATCATGTACAATTTTACCAAGTCAGACTAAAACCGCTGTGTCATCATGTACATTTTCACCAAGTCAGACTAAAACCGCTGTGTCATCATGTACATTAATATCAAGTCAGCCTAAAGCTGATGTGTCAGCATGTACATTATCATCAAGTCAGTCTAAGTGCACTGCGACCAACGATCATAATATCATGGAATCATCCGACCACAAACAACGTGTTCCTTTCCtttttaactatacagaaaagaAACTCAAGCAACATCGTACAAGTACCGTCAATTTTCATTGGTTGGGAAAACTAAAGTAG